From a single Nicotiana tabacum cultivar K326 chromosome 8, ASM71507v2, whole genome shotgun sequence genomic region:
- the LOC107760261 gene encoding uncharacterized protein LOC107760261 isoform X1, with translation MAQLMKTAETPPELRWQRGKMLPVKREVKLENSADEELCPLNKRSKLPYSLQQQLGVGAGGFLVSPLQDGPLDEPSPLGLRLRKSPSLLDLIQMRLSQSSTAKEGSHGKKVQKGSTGLTEKLKASNFPASVLRIGSWEYKSRYEGDLVAKCYFAKHKLVWEVLDGGLKNKIEIQWSDIMGLKANYPDDAPGTLDVVLARQPLFFRETNPQPRKHTLWQATSDFTEGQASVHRRHYLQCPQGLLGKHFEKLMQCDPRLNFLSHQAEIKSDSPYFESRLSVFEDPHVTDREFDLNDDGSPNFLDLQSTTSPSGAHCSKSKSEQDPVGRPLECIHQEKLSPNLGATEDIKSREVEQQKGLSDLNQLRVPGMHPSVSMSDLVSHLEQRVSEQKTSKGINLASDERQSLEILEEISKSLLSDTQNVPASDEKSLMSRVNSLCCLLQKDPATAQKSENCGDVVPGGKRVNEINFIPTAPFEREVEDDPSTSEDESNDFSSCKPAPTMSRKDSVGNLLLNLPRIASLPQFLFICEDTGNQAR, from the exons atgGCTCAATTGATGAAAACCGCCGAAACGCCGCCGGAGTTGCGGTGGCAGAGGGGAAAAATGTTGCCGGTAAAGAGGGAAGTGAAGCTTGAAAACTCTGCGGATGAAGAACTCTGTCCACTcaacaagcgatccaaactcccCTACTCTCTACAA CAGCAACTGGGTGTAGGAGCTGGTGGTTTTCTAGTTTCACCATTGCAAGACGGCCCTCTAGACGAGCCCAGTCCATTAGGCTTGCGGCTAAGAAAGAGCCCCTCACTGTTGGATTTGATCCAAATGAGGCTCTCTCAGTCGAGCACCGCCAAGGAGGGAAGTCATGGGAAGAAGGTGCAGAAAGGAAGCACCGGACTGACTGAAAAGCTCAAGGCCTCGAACTTTCCTGCTTCAGTTCTGAGAATTGGGAGCTGGGAG TATAAGTCAAGATATGAAGGCGATTTGGTCGCAAAATGTTACTTTGCCAAGCATAAACTTGTTTGGGAAGTCCTTGATGGTGGTCTCAAGAATAAGATAGAGATCCAGTGGTCCGATATTATGGGTTTGAAAGCAAACTACCCAGATGACGCACCAGGAACCTTGGATGTAGTG CTGGCAAGACAACCTCTTTTCTTTAGGGAGACAAATCCGCAACCCAGAAAGCACACTCTTTGGCAAGCAACATCAGATTTTACCGAAGGACAGGCTAGCGTACACAG GCGACATTACTTACAGTGTCCGCAGGGCTTGCTAGGAAAACATTTTGAAAAGCTTATGCAGTGTGATCCTCGTCTTAACTTCCTGAGTCATCAAGCAGAGATAAAATCAGATTCTCCTTATTTTGAATCCCGGTTGTCGGTATTTGAAGACCCACATGTAACTGACCGTGAATTTGATCTGAATGATGATGGAAGTCCCAATTTTCTCGACTTGCAAAGTACCACTTCACCTTCAGGAGCTCATTGTTCTAAATCCAAAAGTGAGCAAGATCCCGTTGGTAGACCTTTGGAATGTATTCACCAAGAAAAGCTATCCCCAAACTTAG GGGCAACTGAAGATATTAAGAGTAGGGAAGTGGAGCAACAGAAAGGGCTTAGTGACCTCAATCAACTCAGAGTGCCTGGAATGCATCCCTCCGTGTCAATGAGTGATTTAGTGAGCCATCTTGAGCAACGTGTTTCCGAGCAGAAAACATCTAAAGGTATCAACCTCGCCAGTGATGAACGGCAAAGCTTGGAGATCCTGGAAGAGATCTCTAAGTCCTTGCTTAGTGACACTCAAAATGTGCCAGCATCAGATGAGAAATCTCTTATGTCAAGGGTCAATTCTCTGTGCTGCCTCCTTCAAAAGGATCCTGCAACAGCTCAAAAGAGTGAGAACTGTGGTGATGTTGTGCCGGGTGGAAAAAGAGTTAATGAAATAAATTTCATTCCCACAGCACCGTTTGAAAGAGAAGTTGAAGATGATCCTTCTACGTCAGAGGATGAATCAAATGATTTCTCCAGTTGCAAACCGGCTCCAACAATGTCAAGAAAGGACTCGGTTGGGAACCTGTTGCTCAATCTTCCAAGGATAGCATCACTGCCCCAGTTTTTGTTCATCTGTGAAGACACTGGTAACCAAGCTAGATAG
- the LOC107760261 gene encoding uncharacterized protein LOC107760261 isoform X2 has translation MAQLMKTAETPPELRWQRGKMLPVKREVKLENSADEELCPLNKRSKLPYSLQQLGVGAGGFLVSPLQDGPLDEPSPLGLRLRKSPSLLDLIQMRLSQSSTAKEGSHGKKVQKGSTGLTEKLKASNFPASVLRIGSWEYKSRYEGDLVAKCYFAKHKLVWEVLDGGLKNKIEIQWSDIMGLKANYPDDAPGTLDVVLARQPLFFRETNPQPRKHTLWQATSDFTEGQASVHRRHYLQCPQGLLGKHFEKLMQCDPRLNFLSHQAEIKSDSPYFESRLSVFEDPHVTDREFDLNDDGSPNFLDLQSTTSPSGAHCSKSKSEQDPVGRPLECIHQEKLSPNLGATEDIKSREVEQQKGLSDLNQLRVPGMHPSVSMSDLVSHLEQRVSEQKTSKGINLASDERQSLEILEEISKSLLSDTQNVPASDEKSLMSRVNSLCCLLQKDPATAQKSENCGDVVPGGKRVNEINFIPTAPFEREVEDDPSTSEDESNDFSSCKPAPTMSRKDSVGNLLLNLPRIASLPQFLFICEDTGNQAR, from the exons atgGCTCAATTGATGAAAACCGCCGAAACGCCGCCGGAGTTGCGGTGGCAGAGGGGAAAAATGTTGCCGGTAAAGAGGGAAGTGAAGCTTGAAAACTCTGCGGATGAAGAACTCTGTCCACTcaacaagcgatccaaactcccCTACTCTCTACAA CAACTGGGTGTAGGAGCTGGTGGTTTTCTAGTTTCACCATTGCAAGACGGCCCTCTAGACGAGCCCAGTCCATTAGGCTTGCGGCTAAGAAAGAGCCCCTCACTGTTGGATTTGATCCAAATGAGGCTCTCTCAGTCGAGCACCGCCAAGGAGGGAAGTCATGGGAAGAAGGTGCAGAAAGGAAGCACCGGACTGACTGAAAAGCTCAAGGCCTCGAACTTTCCTGCTTCAGTTCTGAGAATTGGGAGCTGGGAG TATAAGTCAAGATATGAAGGCGATTTGGTCGCAAAATGTTACTTTGCCAAGCATAAACTTGTTTGGGAAGTCCTTGATGGTGGTCTCAAGAATAAGATAGAGATCCAGTGGTCCGATATTATGGGTTTGAAAGCAAACTACCCAGATGACGCACCAGGAACCTTGGATGTAGTG CTGGCAAGACAACCTCTTTTCTTTAGGGAGACAAATCCGCAACCCAGAAAGCACACTCTTTGGCAAGCAACATCAGATTTTACCGAAGGACAGGCTAGCGTACACAG GCGACATTACTTACAGTGTCCGCAGGGCTTGCTAGGAAAACATTTTGAAAAGCTTATGCAGTGTGATCCTCGTCTTAACTTCCTGAGTCATCAAGCAGAGATAAAATCAGATTCTCCTTATTTTGAATCCCGGTTGTCGGTATTTGAAGACCCACATGTAACTGACCGTGAATTTGATCTGAATGATGATGGAAGTCCCAATTTTCTCGACTTGCAAAGTACCACTTCACCTTCAGGAGCTCATTGTTCTAAATCCAAAAGTGAGCAAGATCCCGTTGGTAGACCTTTGGAATGTATTCACCAAGAAAAGCTATCCCCAAACTTAG GGGCAACTGAAGATATTAAGAGTAGGGAAGTGGAGCAACAGAAAGGGCTTAGTGACCTCAATCAACTCAGAGTGCCTGGAATGCATCCCTCCGTGTCAATGAGTGATTTAGTGAGCCATCTTGAGCAACGTGTTTCCGAGCAGAAAACATCTAAAGGTATCAACCTCGCCAGTGATGAACGGCAAAGCTTGGAGATCCTGGAAGAGATCTCTAAGTCCTTGCTTAGTGACACTCAAAATGTGCCAGCATCAGATGAGAAATCTCTTATGTCAAGGGTCAATTCTCTGTGCTGCCTCCTTCAAAAGGATCCTGCAACAGCTCAAAAGAGTGAGAACTGTGGTGATGTTGTGCCGGGTGGAAAAAGAGTTAATGAAATAAATTTCATTCCCACAGCACCGTTTGAAAGAGAAGTTGAAGATGATCCTTCTACGTCAGAGGATGAATCAAATGATTTCTCCAGTTGCAAACCGGCTCCAACAATGTCAAGAAAGGACTCGGTTGGGAACCTGTTGCTCAATCTTCCAAGGATAGCATCACTGCCCCAGTTTTTGTTCATCTGTGAAGACACTGGTAACCAAGCTAGATAG